Genomic segment of uncultured Desulfobacter sp.:
CGACCCTTGGCACATCACTTCTGGGCATGGAGATGCCGCATCTGCCGTCCCGGCTTTTTTCCCACAGTTCAGGTTCGTTAAATATAAGACCGGTTGTGCCTGGCGTTGTCATTATTTTACCTCCTTTGCCAAAAAATCCATGGCCTGTCTGGAAACGGTTTCCGTGGCACAGAAAAGATAATGGTCCTGCATATCCGGATAATAGGACGATAGAGGGACCCCTGCATACAGATTGTGTTTTTGGGCAAGCTCTTTGCGTTTGGCTGAAAATCCGGCCGGGGCTTTTAAAACAAATTCATTGAAAAAAGCACCGCTGTGAACCGCAATGAAACCTGCATTCACAAGTGCATTTTTTAAATAAACGGCTTTGTCATGATTAACCTGGGCAATTTCCCGGATTCCGTTTTTTCCGGCTGCCGCCATATAAACGGCGGCGGTCATGGCATTGAGGCCGTTATTGGAGCAGATGTTGGAAGAGGCTTTTTCCCTGCGGATATGCTGTTCTCTTGTGGCAAGGGTCAGTACATATCCTCGCTGGCCGTTTGAGTCTGTGGTTTTTCCCACAAACCGGCCGGGAAGACTCCTCATCAGTTGCTTTGTTCCGGCTAAAAGACCAAGTCCCGGACCGCCAAAGCTTTTGGTCATGCCAAGACTCTGGCCTTCTCCGGCCACAAGATCGGCCCCAAACTTTCCAGGACTTTTCAACAGCCCATGGGCCAGGGCTTCGGTGAAGGAGGTGATGAACAGACATTTTTTTTCATCGGCGGCAGCCCTAAAACCGGCCAGGTCTTCAATGTTGCCAAAAAAGTTAGGAGATTGAACCGCCATCCCGGCAATACCATCCATGGCTTTAAACGCTTGCACATCCGTCAGACCATTTTCATCTGCTTGAATTTCAACCATTTCAAATCCGGATGGATTCAGGTAGGTTTTCATGATTTGACGGTGGGCGGGATGGATCAGGGATGAGACGGCTATTTTGTTTGCCTTTTTTGACTTATGCAGGGCAATCAGCGCACATTCGGCCAGGGCTGTTCCGCCGTCGTAATGGGAGGCTGTGGCAATATCCATACCCAAAAGGGTGGTAATCATGGTTTGAAATTCATAGATGCCCTGCAACGTCCCCTGGCTCACCTCGGGCTGGTAAGGGGTGTAGGCCGTCATAAATTCGGATCTGGAAATAAGATAGGGTACAATGGCGGGAATGTGGTGGTCATAGGAACCGGCACCCATCAGGCATGTATAGGGTCCGCATGCCGCATTTTGAGAGGCCAGTTCTTCCATTTCGTCATTCAGGTCCCATTCGCTCAACGCATCCGGCAGATTCAATCCGGTCTTGGTCTTTGCAGAATCGGGAATGGTTTCAAATAGCTGATCCAGATCGGCGTGGCCGGTGACAGCCAGCATCTGGTCGATGTCCTGTCGAGTATGCGGCAGATAACGCATGAGATTATCCTTTCAGCATTTCAAGGTATGCGGCCTGGTCTTTAAGGCTGTCAAGTTCGGACATATCGTCGGGTTTAATTTTTACAAGCCAGCCTTTATCATAGCAATCGGTGTTTACAAGCTCCGGTGCGTCTTCAAGGTCAGCATTGATCTCAACGATTTCACCTGAAATGGGAAGATAAATTTCCGATACCGCTTTAACCGATTCCACGCTGCCGAACTCATCGCCCTGGCCAAAAGTGTCTCCGGTTTCGGGCAGCTCCACAAATACAATTTCGCCAAGCTGATCCTGGGCATAGTCGGAAATGCCCACACATACTAAACCACCTTCAACCTTTGCCCATTCATGGTCATCGGTATATTTCACATCTGACGGAAAATTTAATTCTTCAATGGATTTCATATCGTCTCCTTAAAAGTAATGTAGTGTTCTAATTGTGCCGGGGTTTGGACGAAAAGTTGCCCAGATGCAAGGCGCAGAAAAATTTGTAACCGGAGCAACCTAATGGTTGTGAGGAGTGCAAATTTTTCTGCAACGCCGCAGGTGGGTGACTTTTCGTTCAAACACTACCGAAAATTTTTGATTGCTTGTCTTGCTGTCCTGTCCGGCCTCACATCGGAAACAAGCCGAACATTGATTTTGCGTTTGCCTTCAACAAGGGTCAACCGGGTCCCCATATTAAGCGGCTGATCCACCATGACAAACCCGCAGGCAAGCCCTTTTATTTTAACATTCGAAGGCAGGTTCGGCGTATTGACGCTGACAATCCGGTCTTCATGCCAAAAAATCCCCATATCGGTTGCGCAGGTCAGTACCATGCCGATATATTCCCCCTGTTCGGTGAGCACCCGGGCGGTATCACCTGAGGACACCTTTCTTAGGGAGTCTCCCACAAAAGCGTAGGTAAAAGACTGCTGTTCCGGGTTCACCAGGCTTTGGTCCCCTAAAAAGGTCTTGGTAAACTCCCGGGTTCCGGTTTTAAAGGGCAGGGCAAATTCCCAGGGGTGGTTGATGAATGGGAAATGCCCGATATCCTGGTGGGACAGGGGCAGGCATGCACCGGCCCTCAAAGAATCCCTGGCACCCAGGCCGCAGGGTATCAGGCCATAGGGAGAGCCTGCATCCAAAAGATTGGTCCACAGTTTTTCAACTTTATTGGGCGCAATGAAAATTTCAAATCCGAATTCCCCCGTGTACCCTGTCCGTGACACAATAACAGGGGTTCCGTCCACAAGTGTTACCCCATCCGGGGCGTCAGGGTCAAGATTGCCTTTAAACGAAAAGTAAGGCATTTTATCAAAAACGGTTTCGCTGTCCTTGATCAGGCCGGATACGATTTTCAGGGCATTTTTACCCTGGACATCCAGCTTTGCAAGCTCGTCTGACAGATCTTTTATCTTTACGGATTTTCCGTCGCTGTGCGAAATTAAATGTTCGGCAATGGTTCCCCCCATACCGGCATTGACACAGACCATGAAACTGAGATCGGAAAATTTATAAACAATGGCATCGTCAATGCAGTGGCCGCTGGCATTTAAAAACGCCCCGTAAATACACCGGCCCAGTGACATGCCGCTGATCTGTCTTGTGAAGCAGAATTCAAGCAGGGCAGGGGCGTCGTCCCCCTGGACCCGGATATAGTCCATATGGGATGTATCAAACATCCCCGCAGACACAAGCACGGCAATGTGCTCATTTTTAACCCCGGTATCATACCATAGCGGCATATCAAACCCGCCGAAATCCGCCATATTGGCCCCGGCATTTTTGTGCCATGCATTTAATGGTGTCTCTTTTAGATTATTGGTCATGACAAACTCCTTAAAAACTTGATGATTGAGTTTAAAAAATGTACGGCACCTTCATATTGTATGATTTGTACACCACAAAGGTTTCCACGGAATCTATTCCGTGAATTTTTGAAATTTCATTGGTGTAAAACTCAAGCAGGTCAAATCCTTCTTTGAACAGAACCATAACCATGAGATCATAACGGCCTGTGACCACGGATACGGAAATCACACCTTTGAGACGGCTGATCTCCTTTCCCTTTTCCACCAGATTGGTCTCGGACAGTTTAATGCCGACAATGACACTTCTGTGGCCAGGCAGCTTGGCCGGATCCACAAGGCCGCAAAACTCAAGCACGCCTTCCTCCTGGAGTTTGAGCACCCTGGCGCGAACCGTGTTTTCAGTAACACCGAGCTTTTCAGCTATTTTTTTGAAAGGTTTTTTACCGTCTTTGAGTTCTCTGATAATATTGATATTGGTGTCATCAATTTTCATGTTTTTATCATTTTATGTCAATTTAATATTAAATTATTTTGAGAATAATTAATTGAAGAGCTGTTTTTTAATTGAATCTATCTTACCCTTGCAATAGAGTCAAATATAAAAAGATGGATTCTTTAGAATTTAAAAAAATATTTGGAAGAAATTGATGAAATCAATTATATTCTATTCAAATTCTAATGTAATTTGCAATTATTTATAATCATTTTTAACGAGGATACATATGGCTGAACACATCATTATCATCGGTGCAGGCCCCGGCGG
This window contains:
- the gcvPA gene encoding aminomethyl-transferring glycine dehydrogenase subunit GcvPA gives rise to the protein MRYLPHTRQDIDQMLAVTGHADLDQLFETIPDSAKTKTGLNLPDALSEWDLNDEMEELASQNAACGPYTCLMGAGSYDHHIPAIVPYLISRSEFMTAYTPYQPEVSQGTLQGIYEFQTMITTLLGMDIATASHYDGGTALAECALIALHKSKKANKIAVSSLIHPAHRQIMKTYLNPSGFEMVEIQADENGLTDVQAFKAMDGIAGMAVQSPNFFGNIEDLAGFRAAADEKKCLFITSFTEALAHGLLKSPGKFGADLVAGEGQSLGMTKSFGGPGLGLLAGTKQLMRSLPGRFVGKTTDSNGQRGYVLTLATREQHIRREKASSNICSNNGLNAMTAAVYMAAAGKNGIREIAQVNHDKAVYLKNALVNAGFIAVHSGAFFNEFVLKAPAGFSAKRKELAQKHNLYAGVPLSSYYPDMQDHYLFCATETVSRQAMDFLAKEVK
- the gcvH gene encoding glycine cleavage system protein GcvH yields the protein MKSIEELNFPSDVKYTDDHEWAKVEGGLVCVGISDYAQDQLGEIVFVELPETGDTFGQGDEFGSVESVKAVSEIYLPISGEIVEINADLEDAPELVNTDCYDKGWLVKIKPDDMSELDSLKDQAAYLEMLKG
- a CDS encoding aminomethyltransferase family protein, which codes for MTNNLKETPLNAWHKNAGANMADFGGFDMPLWYDTGVKNEHIAVLVSAGMFDTSHMDYIRVQGDDAPALLEFCFTRQISGMSLGRCIYGAFLNASGHCIDDAIVYKFSDLSFMVCVNAGMGGTIAEHLISHSDGKSVKIKDLSDELAKLDVQGKNALKIVSGLIKDSETVFDKMPYFSFKGNLDPDAPDGVTLVDGTPVIVSRTGYTGEFGFEIFIAPNKVEKLWTNLLDAGSPYGLIPCGLGARDSLRAGACLPLSHQDIGHFPFINHPWEFALPFKTGTREFTKTFLGDQSLVNPEQQSFTYAFVGDSLRKVSSGDTARVLTEQGEYIGMVLTCATDMGIFWHEDRIVSVNTPNLPSNVKIKGLACGFVMVDQPLNMGTRLTLVEGKRKINVRLVSDVRPDRTARQAIKNFR
- a CDS encoding Lrp/AsnC family transcriptional regulator; translated protein: MKIDDTNINIIRELKDGKKPFKKIAEKLGVTENTVRARVLKLQEEGVLEFCGLVDPAKLPGHRSVIVGIKLSETNLVEKGKEISRLKGVISVSVVTGRYDLMVMVLFKEGFDLLEFYTNEISKIHGIDSVETFVVYKSYNMKVPYIF